ATGATATTGGCGAATATTTCCCGTATATATCTTCATTACTAATATTTTGGCATGAAAATAAAAGAAGTAATAAAATTAAACTTATACTTTTTTTCATATTCTAAAATTAAAAGAATTGGATTAAATAACCAAACCCTCGCAAATATACTTAGAGTGAAGCTCACCGCTAAATACTCATATCCTCTTAAACCATTCTTAATGGTTCAAAAAATAGTTCAATTGTAATAATAATACTGAGCTTATTAAGGAAAGTTAAGGTAAAACTCTTAAGTTCAAAAATAAAAAAGGTCTCATTTACCTTAGTAAACAAAACCTTTTATGTAAAATATATGGGGAGTAAGAGATTACTCCGCTTTATTTTTCAGCATCATCAGAAGGCTATATGCTCCTTTTTGTACAATCTTTTTATCCTTTAAAAGGTCTCCTTTTATAATTTCTGTAAACTGATCATCAGCAATTCCGGTTACTACAGGGATCATTTTATATTTTGATTGCCCCAGATCTTCAAAAACATAATTTTTACTTTCAAAAGAAACAACAGCATCGTTGGGAAGTCCCTGAGTATATCGATTGCTGATATTAACTTCAGCATTGATGTACATGCCTTTTACAAATTCGGAATTGGCAGATGACAATTTAGCAACAGCTGTTGCAGAACCTCCGGTTTCAATACTGGGAACCAGACTTACAATTTTAGCATTGGATTTCACGTCAGGATTTTGATTGTTATACACCAAAATTTCCTGGCCGACTTTTATATCGTTAATATCATTTTCAAAAACTTTTAATTCTAAAAGCAATCCTGTTGGATTGATCAATTCAAATAAAGTATCTGCCGGGTTGATGTACTGCCCGTTATTGACCAGTATTTTACTTACAAAACCTGTGAATGGGGCGTAAATATTGATCTTACTTCTGATATTTCCGGTATTGAGACCTTGGGCGTTGATTCCGATGATTCTTAGCTTTTCTTCAAGTCCTCTCAACGTCGCATTTAAGGTTGAATAATCTGCCTGAGCGGTTTGCAGGGTTTTATCACTGCTTGCTTTGCTGGTGTTAAGATCTTTCTGGCGGTTAAGGTTCAGCCTTGCAGCTTCAAGTTGTGCTCTTGTTACCAAATAGTCTTGCTGCAATTGGATGAATTGCGGATCTTCCACAACAGCGAGCACCTGACCTTTGCTGAAGTGGCTTCCATTAATTAC
This is a stretch of genomic DNA from Chryseobacterium tructae. It encodes these proteins:
- a CDS encoding efflux RND transporter periplasmic adaptor subunit; this encodes MQFKIISIYSLALVLALSSCSGKKEEEKTVYENTKFTKGTENTVHLTNQQIQSVGITTTSLQDRNMEKLARLNGKVEIAPSHISSVSSIMGGHIKSINVINGSHFSKGQVLAVVEDPQFIQLQQDYLVTRAQLEAARLNLNRQKDLNTSKASSDKTLQTAQADYSTLNATLRGLEEKLRIIGINAQGLNTGNIRSKINIYAPFTGFVSKILVNNGQYINPADTLFELINPTGLLLELKVFENDINDIKVGQEILVYNNQNPDVKSNAKIVSLVPSIETGGSATAVAKLSSANSEFVKGMYINAEVNISNRYTQGLPNDAVVSFESKNYVFEDLGQSKYKMIPVVTGIADDQFTEIIKGDLLKDKKIVQKGAYSLLMMLKNKAE